gtttgaAAGTGATTcacttcgattaatgattggtctccgcgcgcgagtgccgctcgcgggaccaatcattaatctaagtgaatcacaatatgaattgcacgcaaagtggagtttaaaaattaatcatattatgattaattatatgattctccaaagcgaccattttagccccgatGTTGGATTGATAAAAAATTCACCCAAGTAACATGTTAGGCTTAGGTCCCTATATAAGAATGATAGTCATAGGTAAGACATTTATCAATTACTAAGGTTATTATTAGACTATTGTAATCATACTTACTTTCCATGAACAGAATGTATGAAGTCGCTATGGCCTTCATAGCTCTGAATAAGTCTTCCTTCCTCTAAGTTGTATGAGTGTATGTTGTTGTCTCCACAGCCAGCGTATAATCTCCCTTCTTCTTCCGAGTACCACAGAGAGTTCACATCACATTGTTCTAGAAGAGAATTTGGGTTAACCTTTATTGTCCAAGATGGTTTgttcaattttgaatttagaaccGCTTTCCATTCCCATCCTGATATTTCATTGACTGTGCCGACAATTAAAAACTTTTCGACAGTAATTAAACTGCAAATCTGGTTTCCCTCTTGGAGTTTATGTATATGCTTTGGTTGACTGAAATTCGACGAGAGCAGCTCAATCACCGGATTGAAAATGCAGTCAAGACTGAAAATAtagaagaaaatatttaatacatccAAACAGAATCAGTAAATAACAGAATAAAGAAGAAATACGTACTCGAAAACCGCTAACTGGCCGTAAATATTACCGGCTACTAAATATTTTCCACATGGTGAAAATGTTTGAGAAAGAACGGTattgtacaatattttgtcaagCATAGTTAGAAGCAAAATTCTTTTATATGATCTTCGataatttgtaacaaataaaataatagaggtTAGAAATTTATAAACAAACTATTTAAAAGTtgcatctgtcaagtgtcaatgtCAAGTGCACATCGAAGCGACGTCTTGTTTTCTTCCACTGTCCAACTGAGCTGTGGCCTGTGAGAAGGTAATggaattcataaaattattttaattaaatgcatGACAAATAAACCAGGGCTTCAAACaccggtattttttcataacgttattgcttcaagggcacagataacggtatgaaaatttacccgatactagaaataacggtaaaaatttGACTGGATTACCGTtaaatgttataacggtaaataggctttataacggtaaatatatgttctttgataacgttaccttttgtaaaataaatacttaattttcAGTATTcagtatgcacaaaattaaactagacgtgtctggtgaccagtaggtatatattataggaaaaattaCTTCTATTGAGAATGAcatggtcagtactcagtagttcagtgctcagtatctttgttcaaatattgctaatttatggtttgtacagtaaattattgtattgtcagcACGTGCACCGTGCGCTGGCTGCCGGACGGACTCTGTTGTTTTGCAGACGATGGGGCGAGgtggtacacaaagcacacgactagtggagatagagagaatagagctagcTACTGcctcgcgccgccgcgccgtctgcgttactgcatgtaaactggtttgtgtgatccacggcgggcagccacGGACATGTCGCGCCGCCAGAGCCCGCCGGGGACCTGCGCCTACCTGACCTGCTTGCCcttggtgtgcgttggtaatacatattgtaggattccctttgtgctattattattatatttgctaagctccttataatattatccgtgttataatacctacatattttgtaaatgctatcatataatgttgtgcttccttttttaaatctgttaatatttttaactacagtctacaaaatatatatgtattaaacttagaattctagtaataaatactaagacattacaaataattatccatattttgccaatcccccgcattcaaaacaaataaaacaagtaaataaatacggacATAATATGTACCTTGCATAATTTTCTGCATTCATTgactaaacaaattgcagcaccatcttgacttgttaagtcaaagttatttttaaatgaaaataagggggcgaacgagcaaatggatcacctgatggaaagcaacttccgtcgcccatggacactcgcagcatcagaagagctgcaggtgcgttgccagccttttaagagggaatagggtaataggggagagtagggaagagaagggaagggggaggggattatgcctccagtaaactcactcactcggcaaaacacagtgcaagcgctgtttcacgccggttttctgtgagaacgtggtatttctccggttgagccggcccattcgtgctgaagcatggctctcccacgtatataaaaactgatgctcggaagtcggaagttgggctgcgagtgagatttggtgcacgacgcataccgctacctgataccagaaaatatcgttatatttaccggtatttttacaacgatattttttggatatattactagatatcgataaaaaggcccattcacggcaggcctGCCTTGCAGTCCGCCGTGAATGGTGTTGCAGGCCTGCACGGCAGCCTGCAACACCGAGCAGGACACGACCTGAGTCCTGCACAAAGTGTGCAAGCTCCGCCCACCACTTGCAGTCCGCCGCAAAGGACCGTGAATGTGGTTGCACTTTGCAGGATGTTTGCAGGCCTgcattttgacattttgtttttttaatatggcACATCAGCTATCATGGCACTTCGGCGGAGTAtaatatggcgggaaaacaatattttataatacaataattttcagcatcgtttttctatattgttaggcctaaaagtctagtcaaaatctaagtaaaagtcaatacagtcaggaagtcaagtcggtcgattcagtaaagtggtagacggtttactgaaactttcgatgaagttttggagggaacacaaaatagcacgtttctagATATTGCATcgctttcccacacttgtgcacgataatgaatatctaatggttaacatcctaccaatattacgcATTAAAAACCCAGTAAACACAACTTACCCGTTTATTAACCCGTAGCCTGCattcggtaccgccgcaaaagctacgtctcgcaatttttgaatacagttcgacaaggctttatatgaacgtggcgagaaaaggaactaaacgttTCTATCATAATGCTATACTTAATCTATGatgctatcatacaaaaacgttgcataaacgttatttttgacatgtgtttgacagttctcttttatCAGCaggtcaatgtcacccacgttcatttaaagccttgtcgagctgtatgtaatattatcttcgaaaatattcatttaaatcatatgctgtatagatctatattaaatcaataatatatttaaagtgtttaattaaataaggattaatgccgtattagttaaaatcgcttcgaaaattaccCATTATTTGTTGTAAATGACACATAAGTACATAAGTATAcgacaaaaaactgttattgtagGATatcctacaaataataaaaactcgtaggaaatcgtaactcccatccattaccgttttaaatttggctccttttgatctgtcatgtaacgtcagcctagtaccgctcaaggtcacctaaatattgcaaatgtattgaaatgtgtacctaaggtacacttttttgacaagtattgtggagcatgttttttgacggagttacttttccttagtttttattgttcgtagtgtacatataaataattttctattctattcttaaTAAAACAACGTCAAAAGCGTTT
This DNA window, taken from Aricia agestis chromosome 11, ilAriAges1.1, whole genome shotgun sequence, encodes the following:
- the LOC121731642 gene encoding THO complex subunit 6; this translates as MLDKILYNTVLSQTFSPCGKYLVAGNIYGQLAVFDLDCIFNPVIELLSSNFSQPKHIHKLQEGNQICSLITVEKFLIVGTVNEISGWEWKAVLNSKLNKPSWTIKVNPNSLLEQCDVNSLWYSEEEGRLYAGCGDNNIHSYNLEEGRLIQSYEGHSDFIHSVHGNGQKLVSAGEDGLVLLWDMRMKQPYNRIEPHTNSKIARPDIGKWIGSAAMGDDWIVCGGGPKLSLWNLRSLDAVTSFDLPDHGIHVSFFHEDCVFAGGAAKHLYQLSYSGEVRVELPVSSTTVYSAVLRTNPHKVLAIAGSSPEIDFCTSFNYRDQVLHFR